The genomic stretch ctagcctccctagcatcacgagtgacgctagggaggctggtcaccatTGTGGCCTACCTACTGCATTGAAGTCTGAGAGaaacaatctaatgattgcttgttatatttCCCTGtttttcaaaatataaaaattcaaatcgccccttccccaaaatgaaaataaatacttaaacaataaaaagaaaacatctgggggcgtggccagccgcAGGAATGTACAGACGTGCTTGAGGGAGCTCTGCTCCACGCTATCTCAACTCCTATCATCCTGATCTTTAGTCACAATTCCTCAATACAGAGGCAGGTGGTCGGACAGACCCCGGGGATGCAGTATGGCAAGGAACaagtccctcacagcagcagagaaGCTAAAATTCTTTGCACGCACAGAAGCCCAAGTTGGTGCTGACTCACCATCCTGACCTTCCTCCCCGGAAGCTGCAGATCGAGTAGCGGGAGCTGAACCTACTTTTAAACATTGTGCTGTGGTTtgctttccatcatgggatgcggagcatgaCACGATAGAAAAcaaatctgtcccccattgactttcaatggaatttatgacggatcagtcttggctatgttaaaggtattgtaactggatccgttcataatggatgcagatggttgtattatcagtaacggaagcgtttttgctgaaccctgccagctcccgcaaaaacgctaatgtgaaagtagccttaaacgaaAAAAGGTAAAACCAACAGCTTGCTGCCAAAAGCTAGGATTTACATTGACttggttttttcttttctttttgtaacATTGGGTTATGTCCTGATgtcgggttccctttaaatgcaattTCTTCTATAAAAATCTGTGCATTTTATAAATGAGACTAAAGAGCCCTTTTAATCAAATTCTTTACTTGTACATTTCTCAGCGGCTACTGCTTTGGTAGAAGGAAAGCTCGGCAAAAACCTAAAGAAGGTACTAAAGAAAATCGCAGCAAAAGAAGCACATGAACAGCTGGCAATTGCAGATGCCAAGCTCGGAGGTGTCATTAAGGTATTGATCTGGAAATTAGAAGACATTTTACACGTGTTTTCTTTAAGAACATTCTTTTCTCATGGAGTTGAGAGGATCTGCTGATTGGTTTTTCTTTCTATGTTCATAACTTTAGGACAAGGTGAACATCAGCTGCGTGCACAGTGCCATGGTGACGGAGCTCATGAGGGGTATTCGCAATCAGGTCGATGGACTTATTACAGGACTGTCAACTCGGGAAATGGCTGCTATGTCCCTTGGCTTGGCACATAGGTAGCTTACCTGTATTCTACTTAGCCCAAATGTGATTGATGGattgaaaattattattataattattattatttattacttgCCGATGATGGAGTTTAGTTGAGCTGAATATCTATGATTTCATTCAACATTTCGTCACTACCACTGAGGCAACCTTTAGAATGTGTATTAGTCCGCATAGtaccttttgcatggaaaatagtGCAAGCTAAGCTGTAAACCAGCCTCCTTCTGTCATATCCCCAGAACCACATGTATCTAGCTCTGTATTTGATTACTGTGAGTAGTGTACTTCTTACACTCCCTTCTTGTATCTCCACAGCCTGTCCCGCTACAAACTAAAGTTCAGCCCTGACAAAGTGGATACAATGATTGTACAAGCTATCTGTAAGTATCTAGTTGGTAAAAGTATAAATTGGCGGTGATGAAACTTACtgctattaaagggaatctgtcacctacttTTGCTGTATGAAACGGTGTATGTAGTGCTGTGTAACATGATTAAAACCTTTGTCTGGTTGGTGAGctttcaaaacaaaacaaaagtagGTCATAGATTTCCTTTAAGGTGTTTGGTTATTTTCCTAACTTGACTTTTTCCTCCAGCCCTTCTAGATGATCTGGATAAAGAGCTGAATAATTACATCATGCGTTGCAGAGAGTGGTATGGCTGGCACTTCCCCGAGCTGGGCAAAATTATCACCGACAACTTGGCATACTGCAAGTGTTTGCGGGCTGTGGGTGAGTTAACATTCTATGCCTGATATCTTATCCCAGAGTAAGACTTTACATGTGCCAAGGATCAAGACAATGAATGTTCCCAATGATTGGccctttgtaaggctactttcacactagcgttcgatcggatccgttctgaacggatccgatcataataatgcagacggaggctccgttcagaacggatccgtctgcattattttagcatataaaagctaagtgtgaaaatagcctcgtacggatccgtccagactttcaatgtaaagtcaatgggggacggatccgcccgaagattgagccatattgtggcatcttcaaactgatccgtccccattgacttacattgtaagtctggacggatccgcacgcctccgcacggccaggcggacacccgaacgctgcaagcagcgttcagctgtccgcctttccgtgcggaggcgagcggagcggaggctgaacgccgccagactgatgcagtctgagcggatccgcatccattcagactgcatcagggctggacggctgcgttcgggtccgctcgtgagccccttcaaacggagctcacgagcggaccgacgaacgctagtgtgaaagtagcctaaggctgttgCTGATCACCCATTGGCCAAGCAAATACGTGTTGGGCGATTGCCTCTCATATTTGGCAGCACATGGCTCTATGTAACCAGGAATGTGCTGCCAGTGAACattgaatctgtatggggatgtaCGATTGTTGATCCCTGTGCAGAGGGGATGATTACTCCATGTAAATGTGGCTGATTGGACAGTTTGTTCCTAATTATTGCTGCGTTGAGTTCTAACTACCCTGTTCTTGCTTGTAATGGGAGCAGTTGACTGGTGTCTTTACATTTCACGTGAACTTTTGCACTGACTGTGGGTTTAATAAAATGAAGGATATTTAAAATGACCACAGTGATAAGTTACAGCTCCATTTTGGCCAATGATGATGACTTTATCTAATTGCCTGATTTTACTATGAAGGCAATTTCAGTCACTACCTCTTCTGAGGCCAACCACTGAATGCTCACTTTATTAGAGACACCCATCTAGTAATGTATTGGACCTCCTTCAGAACAGCAGCAGTTTGTTGCATAGATTCCACTAGGGCCGTTTTGAAATCGCTCTAAGAATACTATCCCATGCAGACAGGGTAGCTTTTCGCAGTTGAAATTAGATGGAGGTACTAACACATTCTGCAACActtgtacaacttgtcccacaaatgcTCTTTTGGATTAAGGTCTGAGGACTGGGAAGGGCAGGAATTTAAGGAAACCTCTGTCATGTTCATGTCTTGCTCTGCCATGATCAATGAACTTATAAGCCCTACTGTCCAAATGTCTATCCACAGGTGTATACCTAGAAGGCATTCCCCacaccattagggtccattcacacgtccgtgttttgcgaatccgcaaaacacggacacctgcaatttTCGGACCTCATATCTCACACTATAATagtaaatgccttttctggtccgcaattgcggacaagaataggacatgttctatttttttttcaggagcgGAATGGCGGATCCCAGAAATGCGGCTTCGCATCcgatccagccccattgaaagtgaatgggtctacaaATTGCGGAATGAATGAGGACCCAAGTTAcgaacatgtgaatggacccttattccgcCAGCACCATCTGGTGCTGgcggaataagggtccattcacacgtccgtaacttGGGTCctcattcgttccgcaatttgtagaCCCATTCACTGTTGACACCTGACAGGAAGGGTTCATgcagatacagtggatataaaatgtctacacgcccctgttaaaatgtcaggtttctgtgatgtaaaagacaaagaataaataatttcagaactttttccaccttttttaggcctcatccacacgaccattgttttattccgtgtccgttgcgcagtttttcgtgattttctgcggacccattgattttcaatgggtcagttaaaaactcggctaatgcaccgtttgccgtCCATGATCCAAggttccagtctgtcaaaaaaaatataaccggtcctattatttttgtggaaaactgtttgcggccccattcaagtcacacaagattgtcatccgcgtccggttttttttcctatcatttgcatggcaaacctgtcttagactattttttacattcctttttattctggtggtcctccaaaaataaaggaagacaaacGGAAcccgatttttgcggaacggaacacaacaacggtcgtgtgcatgaggccttaatgtgacctataaactgtacaactcaattgaaaaacaaactgaaatcttttaggtggagggaaaaaaactaaaataatgtggttgcataagtgtgcacaccctcttataactggggatgtagctgtgttcagagcgaagcaatcacattcaaaatcatgttttaataggagtcggcatacacctgtcatcatttaaagggcctctgattaaccccaaatgaagttcagctgctctagttggtctttcctgaaatgttcttgggctactttcacattagcgttcggggctccgcttgtgagttctgtttaaaggctctcacaagcggccccgaacgcatccgtccagccctaatgcattctgagtggatgcggatccgctcagaatgcatcagtctggcagcgtttgggctccgctcaatgtaaagtctggacggatccgtctgagcaactttcacacttagaattttttctacaatataatgcagacggatccgttctgagcggatccgtctgggcagaccccagacggatccgctctgaacgcaagtgtgaaagtagccttagtcgcatcccacagcaaaagccatggtccacagagagcttccaaagcatcagagggatatcATTGTTAAAAaggatcagtcaggagaagggtacaaaagaatttccaaggcattagttATATCATGGGACACAGTGAAgacagaaaatatggcacaacagtgacattaacaagaactggacgtccctccaaaatttatgaaaagactagaagaaaactggtctgggaggctaccaagaggcctacagcaacattaaaggagctgcaggaatatctgccaagtactggctgtgtgctacatgtgacaacaatctcccgtattcttcatatgtctgggctatggggtagagtggcaagacgaaagccttttcttacgaagaaaaacatccaagtcaggctacattttgcaaaaacacatctgaagcctcccaaaagcatgtgggaaaaggtgttctggtctgatgaaaccaaggttgaacgttttttacatcacagaaacctgacattttaacaggggtgtgtagactttttatatctacttCATCTGACCAGGCGAGGTTTCTTCACTGCTCAGTCATCCAGTTTTGCATTCTTTTGCTCACTCGAGTCGTGCCTTTCTGATTCTCATAGACAGCAATGACAATCAAACTTATAGTCAGCATTTCTAACCCATCCGTGCTAAGGGGATGACAAGTTGTAAACAGGCAGGTGTCTCATAAAGTGGCCATTTAGTGGATTTGTGGGATGCGTTCAACGAGCCATCAAAATGCTGTATCTTTCCTAACAActatttttactgaaatgtttactTTTTGTCATTAAATAGGAGACAgggttaattttgcagcctttgaccTCTCTGAGATCCTTCCAGAAGAGGTGGAAGCTGAGGTGAAAGCTGCTGCAGAGATTTCTATGGGAACAGAGGTGTCGGAAGAAGATATAAATAATATCTTGCACCTATGTGATCAGGTGAGTGTCTGCTTCTGCTGATTTTATTCGATTATGGCTACTGTGTTGGAGCCCTAGTAACTGCATGATATCATTAATTGCAATGGTTGAAGGTGCAGCCACAATGGAAAACagatctgtctcccattgactttcagtggagttcatgacagatccgtcttggctatgttacagataatacaaacggatccgttcatgacggatgcatgcagttgtattataactgatccgtttttgcagatccatgacggatccgcccaaaacacgTGTGAAAGTAGTTTAAGTCATTCTGCTTGCTGTTAGGCTATTGGTGCTATGCCCGTTAGATTACATGTGTAGTGTATTACTCATGTTTTGCTATCAAACCATATGGAATGTAGGCATTAAAATGAAAAATGGTGGAAACATGAAAGAATAGGTTTATAACTAAGCATGTAGGTTTTCATCATGGCTGTAAATAATATGCACATACCTGCCATTGATTTAGCTTATGCTTTTTTTTAGGTAATAGAAATTTCAGAGTACAGGACGCAGCTGTACGATTACCTCAAAAACAGAATGATGGCCATAGCGCCAAACCTTACTATCCTAGTAGGGGAGCTGGTTGGTGCCAGACTCATTGCCCATGCAGGTAAGTCAAGTCTTCTGTGCCTTTAATTTCAAAGCCTCGCATTACTTCTGTGGTCAGTGATGAAGATTACATTACATTGCCTGACTTTCATGATGCCATTTCTAGTCACTACCTCTTCTGAGATCACAGAACCCTCTGCATTTGCTTGCagtatttttagttatttattttcgCTCTTATTTCGGGGATTCCTCATGTATTTATTCTTGTCATAGGCTCCCTCCTGAATCTGGCGAAACATCCAGCATCCACTGTGCAGATCTTAGGGGCTGAGAAGGCACTGTTCAGAGCTCTGAAGACCAAAAGGGACACTCCAAAATATGGTCTTATTTATCACGCATCCCTTGTTGGGCAAACTACACCTAAAAATAAGGGCAAGGTGAGTTGTATTCTGTGACTTAAGGGGAAGCAAGCATCTGGTAATCAGTCACTCGGTCATTGCTTCCAACTGGCCATTACGTATCTACCAAGCTCTTGTATAAGCGGATTTAATGAAGTATTCAAGTGGTCTTAATGCTTGTCAAGATCCCGATACAGGTCTACAGAATTAGTTTAATTGTGTCTTACGTCTTAAAGGGGGAAATCCAGTCTGAATGGTCTGGTGTCTCATGGATATTTGTGAAAGATCACAAAGGTGAAGTCTGATCTCGGACCACTTCTGATTTCCAGAATCTTTTTCAGGAATGAAGAATTTAAATTTGAtgaccagcactgtacatgtatggcggaaggCATAGCTTTAAATATGGCACCTGCTTGCAAAGGCAGTTGGGCACCATAGctgctgggtttctgctgttcTAAACAGCGTAGGCCTGGGCCTAACGTCTAAATTCAACCCTctgagatgctgtggtcaaatgtgaccactgcaTGAGAGCGCTGGCTTGGAACGGCTTCTCCCCCCTTGGCAATCAGGGATACTGTTCGTTTACACTGATGGCTGGGGTTCAGAAGAAACTCAGTGTATCAGAGGTGTAGGTCCTGtggaggccagcaggtggcatggTTCCATATGATAACAGCAAATGAGGCTTACAATGCAGTGCTAATTCATTGCAATGTAAGCTAAAAGTGGTctaaagttaaaataaaataaaaaaatagaaaaattcaaATTACACCCTCTTTCcccagaattaaaataaaaaataaaatgcacagtCTCCACCCCATATGccaaactattaaaatctaaatgtATTTATCTCGTACGATTATCCACCATAACAGAACAAATATCAAAATGGCTAATAcgcaattttttcattgcttcattaCCCTTCAAAAAATGCTATGAAAAGTAATCA from Bufo gargarizans isolate SCDJY-AF-19 chromosome 8, ASM1485885v1, whole genome shotgun sequence encodes the following:
- the NOP58 gene encoding nucleolar protein 58, translating into MLVLFETAAGYAIFKVLDESKLQEVDSIWKEFETPEKANKVVKLKHFEKFQDTTEALAAATALVEGKLGKNLKKVLKKIAAKEAHEQLAIADAKLGGVIKDKVNISCVHSAMVTELMRGIRNQVDGLITGLSTREMAAMSLGLAHSLSRYKLKFSPDKVDTMIVQAISLLDDLDKELNNYIMRCREWYGWHFPELGKIITDNLAYCKCLRAVGDRVNFAAFDLSEILPEEVEAEVKAAAEISMGTEVSEEDINNILHLCDQVIEISEYRTQLYDYLKNRMMAIAPNLTILVGELVGARLIAHAGSLLNLAKHPASTVQILGAEKALFRALKTKRDTPKYGLIYHASLVGQTTPKNKGKISRMLAAKASLAIRYDALGEDTNAELGIETRAKLEIRLRHLEEKGLKRISGTGKALARAEKYQHKSEVRVYDPSGDSTLPSVPKKRKIEEVEEEEEQPTEVKVKKAKKPKIEPVEEVEEEPEVEETPKKKKKKKKEIKTEEEEELQEEAPTTSTAVEPSKKKKKKKKVKQEDD